The sequence CTATTTCAAGTCCGACATCTTTcatcaaagtccagacttgcTGAGCTCTGTGAcaatcaattaataaatgttgcAGTGTTTCATCCTCTGTGCAGTTACTCATAGGacatttttttgtagtaacATAGCATGACCATGACACAATTGCGCGGGTTGGGAGTCTTCCTACAGCGATCAGCCATCTTGTATCTTTCATCGCTTCTGGAATGAtggtttttttatatttaacatgCGGATAACTTCTGTGCTTTGATTCCTgtctaaacatttaaaatttacCTCCCCACCAAAACGTGCATCATTTATTCTTTGAAAGATCATTTTGCATGTTAGACCATTCCAGTCCAAATTCAGGTGCTCATACTGGGCAACAAAATCTCCAAAAACTAATTTGTATGTAGGGCCCTGTCTAGCTCTTCCAGTTCTTTTTTTCCAGAACGATAAGTCACCGATCCACGGCGCTTTCCTGGATATAGCGAGATACATATTTTTTACGAAGGCGATTTGGAGTCGGCAGCCTAACTCCACCGCACCAAGACCTCCAAAATTCCTTCCTTTGAAGAGAAGCTCTCTTTTTGTAACCTCGCGTGTTGTTCCCCAGACCAAGTTCACGCAgatcttattcatttttataattGTTTTATGATCAGGTGGAAAGATATTGGCGAGGAATAAAACTTTAGACATTATGtatgttttaattatatttattcttGATTTATaggttgtatttttattttcccatttcTGGGCTTCTTCTTTTATAACTCCAAGTTTATCCTGCCAATTTCTTTCACTACAAATCTCGTTACAAATAATTAAGCCCAGAATATTTATTTCTTGTTTAATTTGgatattaatactttttttttcactttcgttCCCGACCCAAATCAGCTTCCCCTAccacttgtgtcttacccagctgtgtctagtcattgtcattagcctgtgtgtatttagtcccctgttttccgttcggttcttgtggagtcatagtatctgttgtgcctgttgttgtccctgtgttccatgccatgccatgccttgtgtttgttttttgatcttgttaattttttcatagtaccttgtttatagtttttgttaattaaatccccttttttacctgcatccctgccttgccctgttttttggttgccccctgcatttgggtcctgccttcaacaccccacATCGTGACAATTACACAATCAAATAttacatgaatgtttttttttattattgaaatgtatagaatgaaataagattaagaATATAAAGTATGTTTCCGCAGCCTATGTCGATTTGAATCAAACCCCTAATAAATCAACACCTGATGATGacttatatgtaacattttcaataaaatattaattttttattatatatacatttttttttttctaaattgaaAAAGATTAGTGAGGTCAGGGATATGTTCTAAGATATATCTAGAATACAACAACAAGAATGCAATTGCTCTTTTAAAGGAGGTGTGGTGGCTCTTAAAAGAGCCTTTTGCTGATAGAAGTGTCGAATCACTTCTTTTTGGGTGCTGCCttcttgacacttttgggcttagCCACCTTTTTGGCGGGGCTCTTCTTCGCGACGGTCTTCTTGGCCGCTGGGGCTTTTTTGGGTGTCGCCTTCTTGGGGCTCTTGGTGGCTTTCTTGGCGGCTTTCTTCTTGGGTGTCGCGGGCTTCTTGGGGGATTTCTTGGCGGCCGTCTTCTTGGCTGCGGCTGTTTTGGGCTTCTTGCTCGGCGTCGCTTTCTTGGCGGCGGGCTTCTTGGCTTTGGTGGGGGTCTTCTTGGCTGCCTTAACGGGCGCCTTTGCCTTCCCCTCGGCCTTCTTGCTTATCTTGAAGGAGCCAGAGGCGCCGGTGCCTTTGGTCTGAACCAGAGTTCCCTTGTTCACCAGGCCGACGACGGCGAGCTTGACGCGGGACCTGTTCTTGTCCACGTCGTAGCCGGCGGCCGCCAGCGACTTCTTGAGGGAGGCCAGAGAGACGCCATTGCGCTCGTTGGACGCGGCCACGGCCTGGACGATGAGCTCGCTGACGCTGGGTCCGCCCCTCTTCTTCGCGGGCTTGGACGCCTTCTTCTTGGTCGCCTTCGTCGGGGAGGCTGGGGCTGGAGCTACTTCTGCCATGATGCCTGTTATCGAACGTATGAACGGGCTGATGCTTTCCCCGGAGCAAGAGGCGGGACTTAAACGCACCATGAGAACCGTGGAGAGTCAATCGGGCAGTTTGCTCGCTGACAAACTCTCCTCATTTGTGTTTTCTCCGCACACTTCAAATGATGAAATATCACATTGGAAACAATTTAAATCACATAAAATGGTTTTAGTAGatatcacacttgtttattTCCATAATGATGCTGTTTAAAAGTCGTATACTTGCTGCATTTCTTTCGCACAGCTTCCAAACTTCACCTCCACATCGGAGTGACCGGATCTACTCAGCGGAATTTTTCTACTATTTCttcaataaaataattgaaactaACACACGATTTTACAAAAAGTGTTTTACACATTAAGTAACATGTTCATCCACAGACTGAAACTCGAAAACATCAAGTATTAATGATCATTTTAGAAAAGGACAACTTTTTCTGAGGGCAGCAAACACATATGGCAGAGAACTGTGATTTGTGATACCACTCCTCAGGTTCTTTAAActgcaaatatattttcaattaaGTAATGAAATATTTGGCTAAAACAATATACGATAGCTTAATGTATAAATGCACAATATAGAAGTTCCATTTCCTTAatagtgtatgtatgtataggaACAATTGTTGTGAATGCTTTTGCCTTTAGCATCAATATCACTAGAGGTCAGATTACAGTGCTTATGCTATCATTTTTAGCTTGATTGAATGTGTGGCtgatattgtcatttttttacctAGTTGTGCATCAATTGTATTCAATATGTCAACCTGATATAATTTTATTACAGAGAATCTGCTCACACTTGTGCATGTGCAGGCCTCCAAGAAGACATGTCAGTGACAGAAAATTTAGTTCCAGTTTTGTTTTCCTATTGAGAATGCAATACTGTAGTAGTAAACTTCCAATTACTTCCTCACTTTTTTTATATTGTCTCTCTTGCTTGCTACTTTAGCATTTTAAGAAAGATGGTGTTCAAATattttagcattagaagagactTCCCaaaaaactaatggaaaaaaaaagacctaaacCTGAGTGAACTTTAGTAACTTCCAATTTACTTTACAACACATGGAATTACAAAATATTGCTTCATATTATCTGTttaaaacgaaaaaaacaaaacaaaacaaaaaaaacccgagaTAAGTGATGGCATGCTGGAGACTATACACTTGTATGAACTCCACTCCCTCCCGAATCGAAATTTGTGatcatacaaatatatataactgctgaaactacattttttttttgttttaatacttgaatccttttttttgtggaaccCTTGTTACAGTCCAACTTCCAGACAATGACACACCCTGACTCATCTCCAGCACCAGCTGTCCCCGCTCAGGTCCTTAGTCTTGTTAtagattctttctttctttttttttttcctttttaacaaTAATACTTGTCGAACCCTTTTTTGTGGAATAAGGCTCATCTCAAGCAGTCCCCCAAAGACAAACTAATCTGTAACTGAACCGCCATCCGCCCACCCACACGGTACGCCACCTGTCCTCACCCAGGTCCGCAGTCTTGTTATAAGCTCAGCCAGCAGCGACAGAAAGCTCCGTTCGATTCATATCTTGTGACTGATCGCTACGTACAAAATGTCTGGCCGCGGAAAAGGtggtattttaaattaaaaaaaaaaaaaaaaaaaaaaatactatcatTCCAGAAGGGATGAAAGATATAAAACGGTTGATTGCTGTAGGTAGGCTCCCGACTCGCGCGATTGTTTCGTGGTCATGCTttgtaaagacaaaaaaatgcccTATGAGTAATTGTTCAGAGGATGAAACACAGCAACATTTACTGATTGATTGTCATAGAGCTCAGCAAGTCTGGGCATTGATGAAAGATGTTGGACTTAAAATAGATGTTAATTATATCACAATTATGTACACTATTatggccaggactcccttgaaaaagaggttcttaatctcaacgggactatcctggttaaataaaaaaaaataaatgtatggcTTAATAGAAAATAACATACCTTCTAAAGATAAATAACTATTTCAAATTATTCTAACTGTTGTCTGTGTAAAATTGTGGAAAACTAGGTGTGTTATGAGTATGAAGAATATAATTGATAGCAACACCGTGTTTAGACAAATTCTCTGTTTTTTAAGGAAAGAACGAAATAAGGATAAAAAGAACCTTTTTCCCTGGCATATTTTACAGTTGTAAAATGTTCtggatgttttgaattttgtgtgttttaattgCTTTTGTACCTTATGTGTAAATAACTTTTTGTACTtggtgttttgaatttttttttgtaaatgatgtgAAACTGAATAAAGTTTTGTAAAAATCGGAAAAGGAGGCGCTAAACGTCACCGTAAAGTTCTCCGGGACAACATCCAAGGCATCACCAAGCCCGCCATCCGTCGTCTGGCTCGTCGCGGAGGAGTCAAGCGCATCTCCGGCCTCATCTACGAGGAAACTCGCGGTGTGCTGAAGGTTTTCCTGGAGAACGTCATCCGCGACGCTGTCACCTACACCGAGCACGCCAAGAGGAAGACCGTGACCGCCATGGATGTGGTGTACGCACTCAAGAGACAAGGGCGTACACTTTACGGCTTTGGCGGCTGAGTTAATTTCTCACTCATCTCCCATAACAAGCCAAAGGCCCTTTTAAGCAATTGCACACCCATTCTGAGAGCAATCATTTCGCCACCTCTCTGCCCAGTTTTTGTCCCGCACTGTTGTTGTACGCGTCCTCCACATTCCTAGTCCACGCAAACATGTAAAAGTCAAAAACAATATAATCAGCACaatatttttgattttgatCGCGTTTTTTTCCTCATAGGAGCTCAAATTACGTCAATAACATCCCAAGTAATGCACTGATCACGTTATATTTTCACAGCTGGAGGTGGACAGGAGTACCCGCCCCACTGGTCGATCATTTCTATTGGCACCTCACCAGGATTATTTACCATGTTTGGCTGTAAAATGTTATACAgtcaaatttcacattttattcttACTAAGATCTAATGGTGTCAAAAATAAGTCCTGTAATTTAGTTACTTCATATACAGGTATCACAATACATAGCATTTATTCCAAAACATAATGATGGGCTGTCATGTCGTACTGCCCCAACAAGAGTGAGCAGTACAACAACATATCCTTTGAacaaattagtttttattatttcttggTGCCACGTCATAGAGAAAAAGGCGTCTGAAAAGCTGCTTGGTACTACTTGGTACTTTATTCAGGATCACAttcagataattttttttcatctcaccACAGAGTCAAGTTTCGCCAAAGTCAATttcgatca comes from Festucalex cinctus isolate MCC-2025b chromosome 15, RoL_Fcin_1.0, whole genome shotgun sequence and encodes:
- the LOC144002147 gene encoding histone H4-like, with the protein product MSGRGKGGVKIGKGGAKRHRKVLRDNIQGITKPAIRRLARRGGVKRISGLIYEETRGVLKVFLENVIRDAVTYTEHAKRKTVTAMDVVYALKRQGRTLYGFGG
- the LOC144002135 gene encoding histone H1-like, whose amino-acid sequence is MAEVAPAPASPTKATKKKASKPAKKRGGPSVSELIVQAVAASNERNGVSLASLKKSLAAAGYDVDKNRSRVKLAVVGLVNKGTLVQTKGTGASGSFKISKKAEGKAKAPVKAAKKTPTKAKKPAAKKATPSKKPKTAAAKKTAAKKSPKKPATPKKKAAKKATKSPKKATPKKAPAAKKTVAKKSPAKKVAKPKSVKKAAPKKK